DNA sequence from the Candidatus Nealsonbacteria bacterium CG07_land_8_20_14_0_80_39_13 genome:
ATCACCCAATACAGCGGGAAAAAAGCGAAATCAATTTATGAAGCGTTGCAGGAAATTCCCCTGATCGGAGGAATATCCGAAAAGACAGCTGAAAAAATCGCCTTCATTTTAAGCTTAATTAAAAAACATGCAGAAATGGCCAGAAGCAAAAGAGTTTCCGAAGTCTTTATTTCTTTTCTGGCTGATTCAGGCTATTTAAAATATTTAACATCCGGCAATTCTAAACAAGAGCTGAATCTGGCTCTCCAATTTTATAAAAAAATTAAGGGATTTGAGGAATCGGTTCAAGACCCTATCCTAAAAAATTTTATGGCCCAGCTTGATATGGAACTGGAATCAGGCGAAGAAGGAAAGCTTGATTTTGACCCGGAGCAAGGGCCGGACATGATAAGAATAATGACCATCCATTCAGCCAAGGGATTGGAATTCCGCTATGTTTTTTTAGTTAATTTGGTTGATAAGCGCTTCCCCTCAATTGAAAGAAAAGACCCTATAGAAATACCTGCGGAACTCATTAAAGAGGTTATCCCTCAAGGAGATACTCATTTGGAAGAAGAAAGAAGGATTTTTTACGTGGCTGCAACCAGAGCCAAAGAAGGGCTTTTCCTTACTTCATCCGAGGATTACGGCGGAAAGAGAAAAAAGAAAGTCTCCAGATTTATAACGGAATTGGGGATGAAACCCTCCTGCAACGCTCCCGCTAACATCTGCGAAGTTGTGACGGGTGCGGGCAGACCCGCCTGCAACGCTTCGCAAGCGAAGCGTAGCGATGCGGGCAGGGAAAATATTGTTTTGCCTAATCATTTTTCTTTTTCCCAGCTGGCTGCTTTTGAAAACTGCCCTTTGCGATATAAATTCGCGCATATTTTAAGAGTCCCTGTCAGAAGCAAGGCGGTTTTCTCTTTCGGAAAAACAATGCACAATGCTTTATGCGAGTTCTTAAAGTTGGCGGAAGAAAAAAAATCGCTTTGCCAAAAAAAATTATTTGAACCATCCAAAAATAAAAAAAGTCCGGCTAAGGAAAACTTGCTGACGCTTAAAGACCTGATGGAAATTTACGATAAGGAATGGATTGACGAATGGTATGAAAACAAAAAGCAAAAAGAGGAATATTACGCTCTTGGTAAAAAATCCTTAAAAAATTTTTATGAAAAATATGTCAAAAATCCGCCGGAAATTTTAAAAATAAACGGCTTAATCGGACTGGAACTTCCTTTTATTCTTAAAATAGGAGGGGATTCGTTAAAGGGAAAAATAGATCGGATTGACGCTTCGGCTTCGCTCAACGAGGGGGTGAATATTATTGATTACAAAACGGGCGAAGGAAAAGAGAATCTTTCTTCTGACGATAAATTACAGCTGGCTATTTATAAGATCGCTTTGAAAGAAATCTTTAACATTGAAGCGGATAAGCTCACCTATCTTTACCTGAACGAAGGAAAGGAACTTTCTTTTTCAATGAATGAAAAAGATGTGGAAAAACAGAAAAAGATAATTTCGGAAAAAATTGAAAATATCAAAAAGAGCGATTTCGCGCCGACTCCGGGCTGGCAGTGCCAATTCTGCGATTTTAAAAATATCTGCGACTCCGCCAAAAAATCCTAAATGTCGGGAAATTTGCTTGACGCAAGGATTAAATCACGATATCGTAAGGTTAATTTAGGTTGAGCTGAACCGAGAAAGCTTAATATAGGGCAGGTAATGAGGCTAATGTAATAAACGAAAGAATGAAATAAAAAGAGAGAAAAAAGAAAAATGGAATACAAAATAGATAGCATTATCTTGGTGAGAGCAGGTCTCGTTCGTGTTGAAGTAACAACGCTTAAATTTGGGGAAATTGTCATCCCCATTGAATTTGAGGTAACCGATGGATTGGAAAAAGAAGATGAATTTGAAAAAACGCTGAAAAAAAGCTAAAATGGGAAATCAAATGTCGAAGGACATTGAAAGAAGAAAAAAGCGAAATGCTTTTGAAAATTGAGACAAAAGGCAATTTCGTCGCCGACGGCAGAAGAATAGAATTTGACATCATGAAAATTAGCAGGGACCGTTCTAAACCCAATAATTGGAACATTACTGTATCTCTCTCGGACTTTCTTGGCGAAGTTGAAATTCCCCTTGATATTGATTCTACGGGTTTATATAATTCCATCAACAATTTTGTCAGGGACAAGGTTAAACTCGTTTTTGAAAACCAAGTCAAGCCCAATGCCTCTTTATTGGAAAAAATAAAGACAGAGGTCGGAAGAATTCACGAAATCCAAGTTGACTAATCAAGGTCAACTTTTTTATTTTAAATAATTTTAAACCTAAAGGTCGCTAAAGGGATTGTTTTTTGCTATAATTAAAAATATGAGCACAATAGAACAACCGCCGAAAATTGAAAACAGCCCGGAACATATCCCTAATGAGGAGAAGATTCTTTCGGTATTTAAAAAATTGCTTAACGGAAAAGAATACAAAGAAGTGGCTGGCCAAAAAAAAGTAGATGGGAAGGGAATATATATGTGGGCAATTGAATTTCCCGATGGGGGGGGTAAAAGTCAATATTTGTATACGAGGAAAGGTAAATATCCGGAAACGGAAGCCTTGGAAACGGGTATCCATGTGGTTTATCTTGATAATACGGGAGAAGTAGTGGGTGGCACTGATGCCGCTAAACTCGTCGGTGAAAAATGGGAAATAACTGAATAAAAATAAAATTATAAAATATCAAAAAATTAATTCAAAAATATGATTACGATAGATGAAATCAAAAAAAATCCTCTTGTTATGGAATTCTTGCAGCAATCCAAGTCTTCTTTAGAGGCGCAAGGATATACGGAGCACGGTTTAAAGCACGCTCAAATAGTGGCAGACAGAGCAAGAATGATAGCTGAAAAAATCAGGCTGACCAAAGAAGAGCAGAAACTGTCGGAAATCGCCGGATTTTGCCATGATATCGGCAATTTCTTAAGCAGGAGTTACCATCATTATTTAGGCGCCTTGATTTTCCAGCAAATTTTCAGCCAAAATTTTACGCCGGAAGAATTATCTTCAATTATGCAGGCGATTTCCTCGCATGACAAAAGCGAATCGGAATTCTCCAATAACGTGGCCGCCGTTCTTGTCTTGGCTGACAAATCAGATGTCCGGGTATCAAGAGTTCTGAATAAAAATGCAGAAAATCTCAAGAAAGACATCCATGATCGGGTAAATTACGCCACTAAATCAAGCGAGATAAAAGTTGACGAAAAAAAGAAAAGAATAACCTTGGTTCTGGAAATTGACACAAATCTTGACCCGATCATAGAATATTTTGAGATCTTCACCGAGAGAATGGTTGTCTGCCGCAAAGCAGCCCAATATCTGGATTACAAATTCGGCCTCATTATAAACGACTTCAAACTCCTCTAAGGGTATGGAGGTCAGATGTTTAACGGTGGGGCAATTGCTTACCAATTGCTATCTGCTGAAATCAAAAGAAGAAATAGCAATTATTGATCCCGGCGCTGAAGCCGAGAAGATTTTGTTTGAAGTCGGGAAAATGAAAGGAAAATTGAAGTACATCATTAATACTCATTTCCACTTTGACCACATTGACGCCGATCAGGAAATCAAAAAAATAACCGGCGCCCAAATTTTAATCCACGAAGCGGAAAAAGAATTCATTAATTTTAAGCCTGATAAATTCCTGAAAGACGCTGATGAAATAAAAATAGGGGAGGATATTCTAAAAGTTTTGCATACTCCCGGCCATACAGCCGGAAGCATCTGTCTCTTAGGAAAAGGAGCTATTTTTACCGGCGACCTCTTATTTAAAGACGGCTATGGCAGAACAGATTTGCCCGGCGGCTCGCAAGAAGCAATTGAAAAATCTCTGGAAAAAATCTTGGCCATAGGCCGACCAGCCTCTGGCTGGAGAAAAATTAAAAAACCGGGAACGTTGGTTTATCCCGGCCACGGACCCAGCTTTACAGCTTAGACTCGGCGGGTGTACTCGCCGGTTTCGGTGTTAACCTCAATTATGTCATCCGCTTGAATGAAAAGGGGGACATTTATATTCGCTCCGGTTTCCAAAGTAACCATCTTGTTCCCGGAAAAAGCGCGGTCGCCTTTAACGCCGGGCGGAGCTTCAGCAACTTTTAATTCCACTTTTATCGGCAGGATGATGTTTATGATTTTTTCGTCAAAAATAATGCCCTGCGAAACTTGATTGGCCTTTAAAAATTTAGCACTTTCGCCGATTTGAGATTCAACGAAATTAAACCTTTCCGACGGATTTTCCAGCCGGCAGAAACAATAATTCCCCTTATGAGAGTACAGAAACTTCAGGTCAATTTTATCAATTTCCGCTTCTTCAAACCTATCCGACTGCTGAAGAGTTTTCTCTATGACTTGACCTGATATTAAATTCTTTGCCTTAATCCTCATTACAGATCTTCTTTGAGCAACTTTAATCTGCAGAGAATCCAAAACCTCATACGGCTGTCCGTCTAAAATAAATCTTACTCCTCTACGAAGGTCAAAATAAGTTAACATAATTTTTTTAATTTCAGCCAGAGGCTCCAGCCCGAGGCTCCAGCCAAAGGCTGGTCAGCCTCTGGCCGAGGTCAGCCTCTGGCCGAGATCGGCCTTTGGCCGAAATCATTTTATTATTCTCCACTCCATTTCTTTTTCTTTGTCCGCAAACTCCAGCCATTCGCCGTCAGGATTAATAACATACCATTTTTTCTTCGTCGCCGACCAAATCATCGGGTCACCGCGGTAAAAAGGCTTCTTAATAACCTCTTTTGGCTTCAGCCTATCTAATTCTAACCATTTTTTGAAGATAGTTTCAATAGTGTAGTCCAAATTTCTTGAAAGCGCCCATTCGGCCACTTTCTTTATGGCTGTTTTAGCCTGGTCCACAGAACCGGCTAATATTAGAAGTTGTTTCGCCGGACGAGTGTAGCGGGAATAAACAATTTTCCTTTTTTTAGCATTTTTTTTAAGTTCTTCCAAGTTCAAACCCTTTGTCTCAAAATAATAAGTAACAATTTGGCGGATGCCTGTCTCCTCCTTCAATTCTTCGTAATATTTTATTTTTTTCTTTTTCAAATACTCTTCAATTTTCAAGGCAATGCTTTCTCCCACTCCGGGAATTTTTTTAACTCCCTTAATCCCATCTTCTTTATAAATAAGAGAAACTTCTTTTTCTATTTTCTCCAAAGATAAAGCTGCTTTTTGATAGGCGTTAATCCTGTAAAAACTTTCTCCCTTTATTTCCAGCAGTTTTTTTATTTCACAGAGTATTCCGGCTATTTTTTGATTAATTTCAATCATTTAAGTTTTTTTAAAAGAGCTTGATAAAAAAGAATGCCTGCTTCCAGCTCTTTTTCGCCCTTTCCGGTAATATGATAAATCCTTTTCTTCTCTTTTTCTTCGCTTTTCACCAATCCTTCAATTTCCAAACGGTAAAGCACTCGGTAAGGCGTAATTCTTCCCGGCTTAAAGCCAAAATTTTCCTCAATCAGAGATTGAAGATTCCAGGCATGAATAGGGGATTGGCGAAGAAGAGTAAGGATATAAAGCCAAAGATTTTCCTTGGTATTTGATTTTTGGAGATGCTCTAACGGCAACATAATTGTGGATAAGTTTTCTTTAATGGAGTTGACCTATTATTTTACGGTGGTAAAATACTTTTAAACGCATTATTAACTTAATTATACTAAAAATATGCCTAAAATCAAAATCGCCATTGCCGGAATAGGCAATTGCTGCTCAAGCCTTGTCCAGGGAATTTACTATTACAAAAATGTAAAAAACGGCGACGAATTGGTTCCGGGATTAATGCATAACGTCATAGGCGATTATAAAATATCCGACATTGAAGTCGTGGCCGCTTTTGATATTGATGAAAGAAAAGTAGGAAAGGATTTGTCAGAAGCGATATTCGCTCTTCCCAATTGTACTGAAATTTTCTGCAAGAATGTCCCGAATATGGATGTTAAAGTGAAAATGGGGCCCATCATGGATGGGGTAGCTGCCCATATGGCAGATTATCCGGAAGACAAGAGATTCGTTGTCGCTAAAAAAAAGCCTATTAACGTAGCCGGAGAATTAAAAAAAACAAGCGCCCAAATCTTACTGAACTATATGCCGGTCGGCTCGCAGAAAGCCACGGAATATTACGCTCAAGTCGCTCTTGACGCTAATTGCGCTTTCATCAATTGCATGCCTGTTTTCATCTGTTCTGAAAAAAAATGGGAAAAGAAATTCAAAGAAAAAGGAATCCCTTGCATCGGCGATGACATTAAAGCTCAAATCGGGGCGACCATCACTCACCGCGTTCTGGCTAATTTATACGAAAAAAGGGGGGTTAAACTGGAAAGAACTTATCAACTTAACGTCGGCGGGAACACGGATTT
Encoded proteins:
- a CDS encoding phosphohydrolase — encoded protein: MITIDEIKKNPLVMEFLQQSKSSLEAQGYTEHGLKHAQIVADRARMIAEKIRLTKEEQKLSEIAGFCHDIGNFLSRSYHHYLGALIFQQIFSQNFTPEELSSIMQAISSHDKSESEFSNNVAAVLVLADKSDVRVSRVLNKNAENLKKDIHDRVNYATKSSEIKVDEKKKRITLVLEIDTNLDPIIEYFEIFTERMVVCRKAAQYLDYKFGLIINDFKLL
- a CDS encoding MBL fold metallo-hydrolase, yielding MEVRCLTVGQLLTNCYLLKSKEEIAIIDPGAEAEKILFEVGKMKGKLKYIINTHFHFDHIDADQEIKKITGAQILIHEAEKEFINFKPDKFLKDADEIKIGEDILKVLHTPGHTAGSICLLGKGAIFTGDLLFKDGYGRTDLPGGSQEAIEKSLEKILAIGRPASGWRKIKKPGTLVYPGHGPSFTA
- a CDS encoding elongation factor P, which gives rise to MLTYFDLRRGVRFILDGQPYEVLDSLQIKVAQRRSVMRIKAKNLISGQVIEKTLQQSDRFEEAEIDKIDLKFLYSHKGNYCFCRLENPSERFNFVESQIGESAKFLKANQVSQGIIFDEKIINIILPIKVELKVAEAPPGVKGDRAFSGNKMVTLETGANINVPLFIQADDIIEVNTETGEYTRRV
- a CDS encoding PadR family transcriptional regulator, encoding MMLPLEHLQKSNTKENLWLYILTLLRQSPIHAWNLQSLIEENFGFKPGRITPYRVLYRLEIEGLVKSEEKEKKRIYHITGKGEKELEAGILFYQALLKKLK
- a CDS encoding inositol-3-phosphate synthase, translating into MPKIKIAIAGIGNCCSSLVQGIYYYKNVKNGDELVPGLMHNVIGDYKISDIEVVAAFDIDERKVGKDLSEAIFALPNCTEIFCKNVPNMDVKVKMGPIMDGVAAHMADYPEDKRFVVAKKKPINVAGELKKTSAQILLNYMPVGSQKATEYYAQVALDANCAFINCMPVFICSEKKWEKKFKEKGIPCIGDDIKAQIGATITHRVLANLYEKRGVKLERTYQLNVGGNTDFLNMLDQARLKSKKISKTEAVQSQLAEPLHEDNIHIGPSDYIPWLKDNKICYIRMEGKKFGDVKTTIDLKLSVEDSPNSAGCVIDAIRLAKLAIDRGVGGDLISSSSYFMKHPARQFTDDKAREMVDDFIAGKRER